A section of the Triticum dicoccoides isolate Atlit2015 ecotype Zavitan chromosome 7A, WEW_v2.0, whole genome shotgun sequence genome encodes:
- the LOC119334564 gene encoding probable WRKY transcription factor 2 has product MAGASNRRGAVMEDWMLSTPSPRTLMLSLFNNDFSSGPFSDVSSDSGSNKPHDGMERSKASVGSSPGESSQVTKTSLHFEPNLFDANEKSSPDSGSPAERNGFCALKIDTSRVGFSASIRSPIIIPPGAQPSPTTGKLPFLMRTNANTTIPSVHKKAQELSHDDHTISFQQILRSKPTFSFVDKGPSVTHHNQPLASENNHRIPDNEQEDSKANRNGDDSPATIIVRAEDGYNWRKYGKKQVKNSEHPTSYYKCSHQNCPVKKKVERCQDGDITEIVYKGSHNHPLPPPDRRPSVPFSHSNDLQADGEENALDDHFQHAHGEVPATNLSASLNREGFADRSAIREAIDVSPPTLSGEDNNREAHGTVSSGIDRDQDVTESKRRMMDYVTPATAIGTIDIGALASRAVREARVIVQTTSEVDVLDDGYRWRKYGQKVVKGNPNPRSYYKCTHPSCPVRKHVERASNDLKSVITTYEGKHTHEVPADRNNGYPSSGHGHVAPLPQANGLHWRSGPAQGGIIPQYSGAAAYGSLAQLGVAGGFPFGMLPRGLALVPVPAQMMAGHPSAMQGNPRLVLQAREVKGNPAARPADQSGTGPAAYQQLMSRLSQGPNIFTSWLQRTRLTEKGNTENSNDFKQEKWIKI; this is encoded by the exons ATGGCTGGGGCCAGCAACAGGCGTGGAGCAGTGATGGAGGATTGGATGCTCTCCACACCCAGCCCAAGAACACTCATGTTGAGCCTGTTCAACAATGATTTCAGCTCCGGTCCCTTCTCCGATGTTTCCAGTGACAGTGGCAGCAACAAACCTCATGATGGAATGGAGAGGAGCAAAGCTTCTGTCGGTTCGAGCCCGGGAGAAAGTTCTCAAGTTACAAAAACCTCTCTCCATTTTGAACCAAACCTGTTTGATGCTAATGAGAAATCAAGCCCAGATAGTGGCAGTCCAGCAGAAAGGAACGGTTTCTGTGCACTCAAGATCGACACTTCCCGTGTTGGTTTTTCCGCGTCGATTCGGTCTCCTATCATAATTCCACCCGGT GCACAACCTTCTCCTACGACCGGTAAATTGCCATTTCTGATGCGTACTAATGCTAATACAACAATACCATCGGTCCATAAGAAGGCTCAAGAGCTGTCACATGATGATCATACAATCTCCTTCCAGCAAATTTTGAGGTCTAAACCAACTTTTTCATTTGTTGACAAG GGTCCCAGTGTTACTCATCACAACCAGCCCTTAGCAAGCGAGAACAATCACCGTATCCCTGACAACGAACAAGAAGATAGCAAGGCAAACAGAAACGGAGACGATTCTCCAGCAACGATCATTGTCCGTGCCGAGGATGGATATAATTGGAGGAAATATGGGAAGAAGCAAGTGAAGAACAGTGAACATCCAACAAGCTACTACAAATGCAGTCACCAAAATTGCCCCGTCAAGAAAAAGGTGGAGCGTTGTCAAGATGGCGATATAACAGAGATAGTCTACAAAGGTTCTCACAATCACCCTTTACCGCCCCCCGACAGACGGCCAAGCGTCCCCTTCTCACACTCCAACGATCTGCAAGCCGATGGCGAAGAGAATGCTTTGGATGACCACTTCCAACATGCACATGGTGAAGTTCCTGCGACAAACTTGTCTGCTTCTCTTAACAGAGAAGGATTTGCAGACAGATCAGCTATCCGAGAAGCTATTGATGTCTCGCCGCCGACACTCTCCGGTGAGGACAACAACAGGGAAGCACATGGTACTGTATCTTCGGGCATTGACAGGGACCAAGATGTGACTGAGTCGAAGAGAAG GATGATGGATTATGTCACTCCAGCCACCGCCATCGGTACTATAGACATAGGGGCTCTGGCGTCGAGAGCTGTCCGAGAGGCCCGCGTCATCGTGCAGACCACAAGCGAGGTCGACGTGCTTGACGACGGTTACCGCTGGCGCAAGTACGGGCAGAAAGTTGTCAAAGGCAACCCAAATCCAAG GAGCTACTACAAATGCACGCACCCGAGCTGCCCGGTGCGCAAGCACGTCGAGAGGGCGTCGAATGACCTGAAATCGGTCATCACAACGTACGAGGGCAAGCACACCCATGAGGTTCCAGCTGACAGAAACAATGGCTACCCAAGCTCAGGTCATGGTCATGTTGCGCCACTGCCACAAGCTAATGGCCTCCACTGGAGGTCAGGACCAGCACAAGGAGGTATCATCCCTCAGTACAGTGGCGCTGCTGCTTATGGCTCACTTGCGCAGCTCGGTGTAGCAGGCGGCTTCCCCTTTGGAATGCTGCCCCGCGGCCTGGCGCTTGTTCCGGTGCCGGCGCAGATGATGGCTGGCCATCCATCGGCTATGCAGGGGAACCCAAGGCTTGTGCTGCAGGCAAGGGAGGTGAAGGGGAATCCGGCAGCACGGCCAGCAGACCAGAGTGGAACTGGTCCGGCAGCTTACCAGCAGCTGATGAGCAGGTTGTCTCAGGGTCCTAACAT TTTCACTTCATGGTTACAGAGGACTCGTCTTACAGAAAAAGGGAACACAGAGAATTCAAATGATTTTAAGCAGGAAAAATGGATTAAGATCTGA
- the LOC119329039 gene encoding chloride channel protein CLC-f-like isoform X1: MAHSDLEPLRSGAAALPSSSDPDSPTTPRRNRVRELLRNLDRRLSSRGRHNHVDSGPASPTAAGEAGAPRREEESDELGDGAPPEWALLLVGCLLGLATGICVAAFNRGVHVIHEWAWAGTPTEGAAWLRLQRLADTWHRILLIPVTGGVVVGMMHGLLEIFEQIRLSMSSQREGIDFMSAIFPAIKAIQAAITLGTGCSLGPEGPSVDIGKSCAIGCAEMMENNRERRIALIAAGSAAGIASGFNAAVAGCFFAIETVLRPLRAENSPPFTTAMIILASVISSTVSNVLLGEKAAFIVPTYELKSAAELPLYLILGMLCGVVSVVFRQLVVWFTKTFDLIRKKFGLPAVVCPALGGLGAGLIALRYPGILYWGFTNVDEILHTGKSASAPGIWLLAQLAAAKVVATALCKGSGLVGGLYAPSLMIGAAVGAVFGGSAAELINSAIPGNTAVAHPQAYALVGMAATLASVCSVPLTSVLLLFELTKDYRILLPLMGAVGLAIWVPSVVSHSSNKEMFEATSPRHGYASLLPPADRSETDGRRPDGDDVELAILEDDLYHYGSNSEEMLLDELKVSRAMSKHFIKVTSTATIKEATLLMHDKQQGCVLVVDNEDFLEGIVTVGDIRRRGFESSEDANGTGENSSDLDVNSALVTSCLTRGFQYHGNERGLVTCFPDTDLSTAKVLMEVKGIKQLPVVKRGAGRRNDGRRKVLGLLHYESIGRCLREELERWKAIYQREFPAASS; the protein is encoded by the exons ATGGCGCACAGCGACCTCGAGCCGCTGCGTTCCGGCGCCGccgcgctgccgtcctcctccgacccCGACTCGCCGACGACCCCGCGAAGGAACCGCGTGCGCGAGCTGCTGCGGAACCTGGACCGCCGGCTCTCGAGCAGGGGGCGCCATAACCACGTCGACAGCGGCCCGGCGTCCCCTACGGCGGCGGGGGAGGCGGGGGCGCCCAGGAGGGAGGAGGAGAGtgacgagctcggggacggcgcgcCGCCCGAGTGGGCGCTGCTGCTCGTCGGGTGCCTCCTCGGGCTCGCTACCGGCATCTGCGTCGCCGCGTTTAACCGCGGG GTGCATGTCATACATGAATGGGCATGGGCAGGCACACCCACCGAGGGCGCTGCTTGGCTTCGCCTGCAGAGGCTTGCTGATACTTGGCATAGGATATTGTTAATTCCAGTGACTGGTGGAGTTGTTGTTGGTATGATGCATGGATTGCTGGAGATATTTGAGCAGATAAGGCTATCGATGTCATCTCAAAGGGAAGGTATCGATTTCATGAGTGCGATTTTTCCTGCAATCAAGGCCATCCAAGCTGCAATTACTTTAGGGACGGGATGTTCATTGGGTCCTGAAGGGCCTAGTGTTGATATTGGCAAGTCTTGTGCAATTGGGTGCGCTGAAATGATGGAGAACAACAGGGAACGAAGGATTGCTCTTATTGCAgctggatcagctgctggaattgcTTCAG GTTTTAATGCTGCAGTTGCTGGATGTTTTTTTGCTATCGAAACAGTACTGAGGCCACTCCGAGCAGAGAACTCACCACCCTTTACAACTGCTATGATTATTTTGGCATCAGTTATATCATCAACTGTGTCCAATGTTTTGTTAGGGGAGAAGGCAGCTTTTATTGTCCCGACGTATGAACTAAAATCTGCCGCTG AGCTTCCACTCTATCTTATTCTAGGCATGCTTTGTGGGGTAGTGAGTGTGGTATTCAGGCAGCTGGTTGTTTGGTTCACAAAGACTTTCGACTTGATAAGGAAAAAATTTGGTCTCCCTGCTGTAGTATGTCCGGCTTTAGGTGGTCTTGGAGCAGGTTTAATAGCTCTAAGATACCCTGGAATACTGTATTGGGGTTTCACCAATGTAGATGAAATTCTACATACCGGAAAAAGTGCTTCAGCTCCTGGAATTTGGCTATTAGCTCAGTTGGCTGCTGCAAAAGTTGTTGCGACTGCACTATGCAAAGGTTCTGGTCTTGTTGGTGGTCTATATGCCCCAAGCTTGATGATTGGTGCTGCTGTTGGTGCTGTTTTTGGGGGCTCAGCGGCAGAATTAATAAACTCTGCCATTCCGGGTAACACTGCTGTTGCACACCCTCAAGCTTATGCACTT GTGGGAATGGCTGCTACCCTAGCCTCAGTTTGTTCAGTTCCATTGACATCTGTACTGCTACTCTTTGAACTGACAAAAGATTACAGAATTCTACTTCCTCTGATG GGAGCTGTTGGTTTAGCAATATGGGTCCCATCGGTTGTAAGTCACTCCAGCAACAAAGAGATGTTTGAGGCTACATCTCCTCGCCATGGTTATGCGTCACTATTACCCCCTGCTGATAGGAGTGAGACAGATGGGAGACGACCAGATGGAGATGATGTTGAACTAGCAATTCTAGAAGATGATCTATATCACTATGGTAGTAACAGTGAGGAGATGCTTCTCGATGAGTTGAAG GTATCTCGAGCAATGTCAAAGCATTTTATCAAGGTTACATCTACAGCCACTATCAAGGAGGCAACACTGCTTATGCATGATAAGCAGCAAGGTTGTGTTCTTGTTGTAGACAATGAAGATTTTCTTGAAGGGATTGTTACAGTTGGTGACATTCGTCGCAGAGGATTTGAATCAAGTGAAGATGCTAATGGTACTGGGGAAAATTCATCTGATCTGGAT GTGAATTCTGCTCTTGTTACATCGTGCCTCACACGAGGGTTTCAGTACCATGGCAATGAAAGAGGGCTGGTGACCTGCTTTCCCGACACAGATCTGAGCACGGCTAAGGTGCTCATGGAAGTCAAAGGTATCAAGCAACTTCCAGTGGTCAAAAGGGGGGCTGGTCGTAGGAATGATGGGCGGCGTAAAGTTCTCGGGCTTCTTCATTACGAGTCAATAGGGCGATGCTTAAG GGAGGAGCTGGAGCGGTGGAAGGCGATTTATCAGAGAGAATTCCCAGCAGCCAGCAGTTAG
- the LOC119329039 gene encoding chloride channel protein CLC-f-like isoform X2, with the protein MLCGVVSVVFRQLVVWFTKTFDLIRKKFGLPAVVCPALGGLGAGLIALRYPGILYWGFTNVDEILHTGKSASAPGIWLLAQLAAAKVVATALCKGSGLVGGLYAPSLMIGAAVGAVFGGSAAELINSAIPGNTAVAHPQAYALVGMAATLASVCSVPLTSVLLLFELTKDYRILLPLMGAVGLAIWVPSVVSHSSNKEMFEATSPRHGYASLLPPADRSETDGRRPDGDDVELAILEDDLYHYGSNSEEMLLDELKVSRAMSKHFIKVTSTATIKEATLLMHDKQQGCVLVVDNEDFLEGIVTVGDIRRRGFESSEDANGTGENSSDLDVNSALVTSCLTRGFQYHGNERGLVTCFPDTDLSTAKVLMEVKGIKQLPVVKRGAGRRNDGRRKVLGLLHYESIGRCLREELERWKAIYQREFPAASS; encoded by the exons ATGCTTTGTGGGGTAGTGAGTGTGGTATTCAGGCAGCTGGTTGTTTGGTTCACAAAGACTTTCGACTTGATAAGGAAAAAATTTGGTCTCCCTGCTGTAGTATGTCCGGCTTTAGGTGGTCTTGGAGCAGGTTTAATAGCTCTAAGATACCCTGGAATACTGTATTGGGGTTTCACCAATGTAGATGAAATTCTACATACCGGAAAAAGTGCTTCAGCTCCTGGAATTTGGCTATTAGCTCAGTTGGCTGCTGCAAAAGTTGTTGCGACTGCACTATGCAAAGGTTCTGGTCTTGTTGGTGGTCTATATGCCCCAAGCTTGATGATTGGTGCTGCTGTTGGTGCTGTTTTTGGGGGCTCAGCGGCAGAATTAATAAACTCTGCCATTCCGGGTAACACTGCTGTTGCACACCCTCAAGCTTATGCACTT GTGGGAATGGCTGCTACCCTAGCCTCAGTTTGTTCAGTTCCATTGACATCTGTACTGCTACTCTTTGAACTGACAAAAGATTACAGAATTCTACTTCCTCTGATG GGAGCTGTTGGTTTAGCAATATGGGTCCCATCGGTTGTAAGTCACTCCAGCAACAAAGAGATGTTTGAGGCTACATCTCCTCGCCATGGTTATGCGTCACTATTACCCCCTGCTGATAGGAGTGAGACAGATGGGAGACGACCAGATGGAGATGATGTTGAACTAGCAATTCTAGAAGATGATCTATATCACTATGGTAGTAACAGTGAGGAGATGCTTCTCGATGAGTTGAAG GTATCTCGAGCAATGTCAAAGCATTTTATCAAGGTTACATCTACAGCCACTATCAAGGAGGCAACACTGCTTATGCATGATAAGCAGCAAGGTTGTGTTCTTGTTGTAGACAATGAAGATTTTCTTGAAGGGATTGTTACAGTTGGTGACATTCGTCGCAGAGGATTTGAATCAAGTGAAGATGCTAATGGTACTGGGGAAAATTCATCTGATCTGGAT GTGAATTCTGCTCTTGTTACATCGTGCCTCACACGAGGGTTTCAGTACCATGGCAATGAAAGAGGGCTGGTGACCTGCTTTCCCGACACAGATCTGAGCACGGCTAAGGTGCTCATGGAAGTCAAAGGTATCAAGCAACTTCCAGTGGTCAAAAGGGGGGCTGGTCGTAGGAATGATGGGCGGCGTAAAGTTCTCGGGCTTCTTCATTACGAGTCAATAGGGCGATGCTTAAG GGAGGAGCTGGAGCGGTGGAAGGCGATTTATCAGAGAGAATTCCCAGCAGCCAGCAGTTAG